In one window of Nicotiana tabacum cultivar K326 chromosome 12, ASM71507v2, whole genome shotgun sequence DNA:
- the LOC107776796 gene encoding protein EXORDIUM-like 2, whose translation MGSSNPMITTFLFILFSLFVLVPNPCLANSRILALVKEKPLVLKYHKSALLKGNVTVNLIWYGKFTPAQRSIIVDFIQSLSPKNKKIQPTPSAASWWRTTEAYKGGPSVITVGKQIFDEKYSIGKLLKDPQLEILASKVTRANSIAVVLTAADVAVEDFCMNRCGMHGSTRGKKKGSKFAYAWVGNSASQCPGQCAWPFQKPIVGPQTMPLGSPNGDIGVDGMVICLATVLAGTVTNPFDGGYFQGPANAPLEAVSACTGIFGSGAFPGFPGMVLLDKKTGASYNAPGVNGRKYLLPAMWDPKTSTCTTLV comes from the coding sequence ATGGGATCCTCTAACCCTATGATCACTACCTTTCTCTTTATACTATTCTCGCTATTCGTTCTTGTTCCTAATCCTTGTTTAGCCAATTCAAGAATACTTGCACTAGTTAAAGAAAAACCCCTTgtcctaaaataccataaaaGCGCTCTTTTAAAGGGAAATGTCACTGTTAATCTTATATGGTATGGAAAATTCACTCCTGCTCAACGTTCAATCATCGTCGACTTCATCCAATCCCTTAGCCCCAAGAACAAGAAAATCCAACCAACGCCTTCCGCCGCATCATGGTGGCGCACCACCGAAGCATACAAAGGTGGCCCTTCTGTTATTACAGTAGGAAAACAGATATTCGATGAAAAATATTCTATAGGAAAATTATTGAAAGACCCACAACTTGAAATTTTGGCATCTAAGGTAACTCGGGCCAACTCTATCGCCGTCGTGCTGACGGCGGCGGACGTGGCAGTGGAAGACTTTTGCATGAATAGATGTGGCATGCACGGGTCAACTCGTGGTAAGAAAAAAGGGAGTAAATTTGCGTACGCTTGGGTGGGTAACTCTGCGAGTCAATGTCCGGGTCAGTGCGCGTGGCCATTTCAAAAGCCGATTGTGGGGCCACAGACTATGCCGTTAGGTTCACCGAACGGAGACATCGGAGTTGACGGAATGGTAATCTGTTTAGCGACTGTTTTGGCGGGGACCGTTACGAATCCGTTTGATGGCGGGTATTTTCAGGGTCCAGCTAACGCGCCTTTAGAAGCTGTGTCTGCTTGCACGGGGATATTCGGTTCTGGTGCTTTTCCTGGATTTCCGGGTATGGTTTTGCTGGATAAAAAGACGGGTGCTAGCTATAATGCGCCTGGAGTGAATGGGCGTAAATATCTGCTTCCTGCTATGTGGGACCCAAAAACGTCGACGTGCACGACACTCGTGTGA